The sequence ACAAGTGCTTCACCGAATGCTTTAGCATTCTTTTTCACTTGTTGGATGTACGTTTTGAATTCCGGTTTTAGCGCTTCGCCAAATGCAACTGCTTTCGCAGCGATGACGTGCATCAATGGACCACCTTGAACACCCGGGAAGATTGATTTATCTAGTTTGCGACCGAATTCCTCAGCGAATTCTTCGTTAACCAGAATCACTCCACCTCGTGGTCCACGTAATGTTTTATGCGTTGTAGATGTTACGAAGTGTGCATGTGGGACTGGATTTGAATGCTCACCTACTGCTACAAGTCCTGCAATATGTGCCATATCAACAAATAGATATGCGCCAACTTCATCGGCAATTTCACGGAATTTCGCAAAATCGATTTCACGTGGATATGCACTTGCACCTGCAACGATCATTTTTGGTTTATGCTCAAGTGCTTTTTGACGAACATCTTCGTAATCGATTCGTTCATCTTCTTTGCTTACACCATAATCAACGAAGTTGTATAATTCGCCAGAGAAGTTGACAGGGCTACCGTGTGTCAAGTGGCCACCATGGGAAAGATTCATGCCCAGAACTGTATCACCTGGTTTAATCGCCGCGAAGTAAACAGCCATATTTGCTTGCGCACCTGAGTGTGGTTGAACGTTTGCATAAGCTGCGCCAAATATTTCTTTCACGCGATCACGTGCGATATTTTCAACAACATCGACGTGTTCACAGCCGCCATAGTAACGTTTGCCTGGATAACCTTCTGCATATTTGTTTGTCAAATAAGATCCTTGTGCTTCCATAACTGCCTCTGTAACAAAGTTTTCAGATGCGATTAATTCGATATTAGAGTTTTGGCGATTTTTCTCCGCCATAATTGCTTCATATACTGCTAGGTCATCATGTTTTACATTCGTCAAATCCATTTTGTCATTCCCCTTCTTGGTCTAATTTATCAATTACGCCTCGGCGTAATTGTGTCCGGATTTTTTTCGAGCTCGCTCGAAAAGCTCCCTTAAAAAATCCGTGACATCCGCCGGAGGCTATATCTTCATTCAGTGGATGCTTGAGCATCCGCTGAATGAAGATATATTGCACGCTCTCCACCAATAAGTTTCGGTCGTGTTGTAGCTACAGTAACGACTGCCTCTCCAATTTTACTGATTGATGTTCGGAGAGGGACTGCGACAGGCTTCAGATGCATACCAATCAATGTTTGTCCGATGTCAATTCCCGCATTGGCACGAATGGCCTCTACGACGACAGGTTGGTCCATCTGGCGATAAGCATAGGTAGACATAGAGCCGCCCGCATGCTGCGCTGGAATAACTGACACAAGGTCAAGATTGAATTTCTCAGCTGCTTGGCGCTCGATTGTTAACGCCCGATTAATATGCTCGCATCCTTGAAAGGCAAGGAAAAGATTATATTTTTCGGCAAAATCTTTTAATGGCCCGTACAGCGACTCTCCAATTTCAAGTGCACCTGACGTTCCGATTCGACTACCAGCAATTTCCGAGGTTGAACAACCAACAACGAATAATGTACCAGCAACAGGTCGGTCCTGCTCGGCCATCTCTGCTAACAGTTGTTCAAGTTGAAGCTTCCATAAATTCAAAGCATCCACTTTTGTCCACCCGCCTTCTTAACGGCATTCTAAGTTATTTTTCTAATTCCATTAATTTCCCTACACGACGTTCATGACGCCCGCCTTCAAATGACGTGTTCAGCCATGTTGCGACAACTTCTCTTGCATGACCTGCACCAATCACACGCTCGCCCATTGCAAGGATATTTGTATCATTATGTTCTCTCGTTGCTTTCGCACTAAAAACATCATGAACAAGTGCACAGCGAATGCCTTTTACTTTATTCGCTGCAATAGACATGCCAATTCCTGTTCCACAAATCAAAATACCACGGTCAAAGTTCCCCGAAGCCACTCCGTTTGCAACCGGTGCCGCAAAGTCTGGATAATCAACAGACTCATTGGAATCTGGCCCAAAGTCAACAAACTCTATGCCTAGCTCAGCCAACAAGTTAATAATTTCATGACGTAGATTGTTACCACCATGATCTGAAGAAATAGCGATCTTCACTTGCTTCCCTCTTTTCATAATTTACTCACAACTCATTCTACCATTTTTCCGCAAAAAAAACACAGCCCAAATCAAATATGTCTCAGCATATTTGTACACAGATTTTACCAGGGAAGAATCGAACTTCATTTCTCCCTGGTAAAAAAATAGGGCTGCGAATAAATTATTTTGTTAAATCAAATTGACTAATTACGTCATAAAGCTGCTCAGATTGCTTTTTCAATTCGATTGCCATTGTATCTACCTGTTCAATGGATCGTACTTGTTCTTCGGTAGCCGCTCCAACTTCTTGTGCGCCTGCTGATGTCTCTTCGGCAATCGCCGCCACCTCTTGCGATTGATGAGCAGTCATTTCAATATTCCTTAGCTGATGTTCAATGAGTTTTGTAATTTCAACGACGGAATCGGCCATGCCATTTACTTTCACTGCCATCGCCTCAACATTTTCACTCGTCTCATTGGCACGATTTTCTTCGATCGCTGCCGTCTCCACCTGCTGTTCCATATCTTTTACTACTTTCGTGACGTCTGTCTGAATATTCCCGACGAGACCTGATATTCCTTGTACAGCCCTCGCACTTTCATCAGCCAACACACGGACTTCTTCTGCAACGACCGCAAAACCTTTACCGTGCTCACCTGCACGTGCCGCCTCAATCGATGCATTGAGCGCCAATAAATTCGTCTGCGCAGCGATATTACCAACAAGTTGAACAATTTCTCCAATTTTTAATGCATTTTGATCAAGCTGTCTAATCGTGCCAAGCGATAGTTCACTTTGTGTAGACATATTGCGGATTCCATCGACCAGTACACGGAAAACACCAGTCATCCGCACCAGTTCCTCTAGCATTTCCTTTGAACGTGCTGAAGAATCTCCCGCACGACTGCTTACTTCAACAGCAAGTGACCGAATATCTTCAATCGCTTCAGCTGTCTCTTGGATAGCAACTGCAGACGCTTCAGCACCAGTAGAAATCTCAGTAATTGTCGACGCTACTGCATCCGCCTGTTTGGCAGCGACTCCGGTTTCATTCGATAAGCTATCCACTGTACTTGCTGTCTTTTCAAAGTTCGTTTCAATTTGCCCAACAATTGCGCGTAAATTAAGGACCATTTGTTGGAATGCTTCTGCTACAGAACGAATTTCATCTGACGAGTTCGGCAATTCGATATCCGTTCCAATTTCCCCTTTAGCAACCCTAATAGCTGCTATCTCGAGTTTTTGCAAATGCTTTGTTAAAATTGTACTAAAAGCAAATGCCAAAATGCCCGACCAGAATACCCCTGCTGCATAGGTCGATAATGCAAACCAGAATACGTTAAAGTTCGGGAAAAATTGCGGTTGCACTACATTTATAAAAATTCCACTCGTTGTATACGTAACCATTGCAAGGACTGTTACGAATAAAACAATTTTTTTGCGCAAGCCAAATTTCTTCTGTCTAATTTCTCTCATACTTGTCCCTCCGTCAATTTCTGCTTTAACCTATCCATCATTTGCGACAACTCACCGAATGTCTGTCGATATGTTTCAAGATTGCCTCCGAATGGGTCCTGTACATCCCCATCTAACTCAAGCTCCACAAAACTTTTCAATGTAAACGTTTTCTCTTTTACTTCTGGATAACGATAGAGAAGCTCCATCTTATGCGCTCCCGTCATCGTCAACACTATGTCCGCCCATTCTAAGCCTTCACTTGAAACAGCTCTTGACCACGGGGTATAGGGCATATCCGCCTCCTCAATAAGCGTTTTGGCATTCAAGGAAATCGGTTGCCCATCTTGCGCGTGTATACCCGCCGAGCGAACTGTCACATTTCCGAGTTCCTTGGAGCGAAGAATCGCTTCTGCCATCGGACTTCTACACGTATTACCTGTACAAATCAAATAAATATTCATAAAGCTTTCACCTACCTTTTATAAGAATAACCGATTTTTGTGAATAAAGAAATAGACATTTCTAACGAAAACATGACATTACACCCATAACTAGTAAAGCAAAACCTGCAAATCGCCTCAATAGCCTTCCATCTCCAACACCTATTCGCCCTTTAAATACAAGAGCTGCATAAGAAAGGAAAAAGGTTAACATTCCTGATGATAAAATGAAAAGGGTTTTATCTAAATGAAGCATCCCAAATGAAACACTAACCGAAAAAGTATCTAGACTTACCGCTAGCGCTATCAACGAGGGATGTAACTGTTTGCCTACTGAGCCAGACTCCTCATCTTGCAGCAGCATATGTATACCAATCAGAGCAAGCAAAACGCCCGACAATAGACTGCTCCACTCCTCAAAGAGATGCGCCGAGAAATCACCTGCCCAAAACCCAATAAAAGGGAACATCATATTAAGAATAGATGTCCACAGCGCTAGTACAAACTTCCCTTTCTTCACTTGCAGGAAAGCAAAGACGACGACAACGTCAATACTAGTAATGCCAGCTGCAAATAATTCCACCACAATAAAACCTCCCCCAGATCCCGCATCTGTCCATCTTATGCGGTTTCTGGAGAGGTCATTCAAGTTTACAACGAGGCGTAATTGATTTTAATCGATATAGCGTTTTCCATCAGCGGCTTTTATCAACCGATTCATAACAGCAGCACCTACTCCAGTCAAGTCTGTTTCGACTGCCAGAATGATATCTGCCTCTGTTAAATCACATTGACGTAGCGCACGATACAAATGAGAAGCCATTGCATCATTATTATTTCTCGGTCCGACTGCAAAATACCAATCGGCAGCCAGGACATCTAAATCATCCGGCCCAATAATCGCCACTCGCTTCCCTTCACGATGAAGTGTCTCGACTGCTTCACGAATGGTTGTCGTATCAGGTGAGATGACGAAAAGAGGCGCTTCCGGTGCATAATGCATATACTTCATGCCCGGTGAGCGAGGTGCTTGTTCTCCTGGACTTTTACTTCCCGCACGCACCGGTCCAATTATCGCTTCAATCATTTCTTGTGTCGTACCACCTGGGCGTAAAATGGTCGGCGGACTTGTTGTCATGTCAAGTACAGTGGATTCGACACCAATCCCAGTCTGTCCCCCATCCAAAATAAACGGAATCAGTCCTTTAAGGTCTTCGTAAACATGCGCAGCTTCTGTCGGACTTGGCTTACCACTACGATTGGCGCTCGGTGCAGCAAGCGGACCAGCCAATGCCCGAAGAAGTTCTAACGCCACTGGATGATCCGGCATGCGAATACCGACCGTTTCAACTCCAGGCGTCACATTTGATGCAATGACGCCTGGAATTTTATCAAAAACAAGTGTGAGCGGACCAGGCCAGTAGGCTGTCATCAGTTTTTCTGCGTCCTCTGTAATACCTGTCGCGTAATTTGAGACATCTTCTTTATTGCCGATATGTACGATGAGTGGATTATCGGACGGTCTTCCTTTTGCTTCGAAAATTTTCTGCACGGCCTGTTCATCCGTCGCGAGTGCCCCAAGACCATAGACTGTCTCAGTCGGAAATGCAACAACACCGCCACTTGTTAAAATATCCACAGCCTGTTTATATTTTTTTTTGTTATCAAGAGTTTTATCCACCGGAATAAGTATTGTTTCCACAGGTCAAACCTCCTTTATCCACAGATTTTAGTTAGTTATCCACCACATTTGTTAGTAACTCTATGAAAACAGCCCCTTTATCCACTCCCAGATGAAAAAGGTTACTTTTTCTTCTTCTTTTTCTTGTTTATCTGGAAAGCAGATTTTAGGAAACAATGCACACCACCAGTTATCCCCACGCCCACTACCGATTGTTAATATATACGCATCGTAAGTAGCTTGTGGATGAATGACTAGGCCCGAGCGCTTCGCTGGGAACAGTGCCTTTGTACGTTCCAATGAAATGGTTTGCCCATCTGCTAGCGCATTAGCTGTTTCAAGGATTGTACTTTCCAGTGCTACTAAGTTATCCACAAGTTCTTGTTTCGATAACGATGAAGTGACCGCCTCGTTGATAAGTGGCTCAATTTGTTGCTGGATAGCCCTTTTCACTTGCTGATCCACAGGTGCATTAGAGTGGGCAAGCATTCGAAAACGGATTGCATCATCCTCTGTAGGTCCTGCTGTGAATAACGTTAGTATGGATTGAATCACAATCAATACAAGGATGAACTCGATGTAAGGCATCACCTTATTTATAGTTGTCTTTCTTATAATCTCGTAATCTGTTAGCATGTCTATCCCCTCCTACACCGCATTATTACCGGTTAGGAGGTTGTTTATTCACAAGTCTCACAAAATATTATTCTGTCTTTCCCGTTGATATCTTTTACCGTTTCCACAAGTGCAGTTGGGAATGCCTCTTGGAATAATTTATGCACAGCCGGCCCCTGTAGATAGCCGATTTCAACTGCGATGAGGAATGACTTGTTCATAAGTGCTGGTAAATCTTCTGCGAGCTTACGGTAAAAGTAGAGTCCGTCTTCCTCTGCGAATAAAGCATTGTGCGGCTCGTGGTCCAGGACAGCGCCTGACATCAATTCAGCTTCGGCATGCGCAATATAAGGCGGATTCGATAAGACGATATCCCATTTTTCATGTGCGATGGGTGCAGTCAAATCACCTTGGCGAAAATCGATGTCAGCACCGTTCGTCATTGCATTATGCCGGGCAATCGTCAGTGCACCTTCACTAATATCCGTCGCAGTGACGCTAGATTCAGGCCATTCTTTTTTGAATGACACTGCGATAGCCCCACTCCCCGTTCCAATATCCGCGACGGTAATCAATTTGTTCGGGAATAGTTTTCGACCACGTTCCAGTGCACCATAAACAAGTTCCTCTGTCTCCGGGCGCGGAATAAGAACGCTATTATCTACTTTAAATGGATAGCCGTAAAAACTCTCTTCGCCGATGACATATTGAACCGGTCTTCCTTCGAGTAGTTCCGTAGCTTTAGCCCAAAATTGCTCGTGCTGCTGCTCAGTTAGCGGTTCGCGGACATCGGCAAACAAGGTCGCTCTGGATTTTTTCGTGATGAATTCCATGAGCATTTGCGCTGCATGCGGCTCCAACCCTTTTTCCTCCAATAAAGAAGAAGCCCGCCCCAGAGCTTCATAGATTTTTTCAGTCATGGCGATCCAAACTTTCAAGGCGATAGGCCTGTTCTTCCATAATGAGTGCATCAATAACATCATCAAGCTTACCTTCGATAATTTGGTCTAGCTTCTGAATCGTTAGACCAATCCGATGATCCGTCACCCGGTTTTGCGGGAAGTTATACGTGCGTATTCGCTCGGAACGGTCACCTGTTCCAACTGCCGACTTTCGGCTCGCAGCATATTCTGCTTGGGCTTCTTGTTGTGCTGCATCGTAGACACGAGCTTTTAATACTTTTAACGCTTTTTCACGGTTTTTAATTTGTGATTTTTCATCTTGCATAGATACGGTGATTCCCGTCGGTAGGTGCGTAATACGAACAGCAGAGTCTGTCGTGTTAACATGCTGACCACCTGCACCACTTGAACGGTACGTATCGATTTTCAAATCTTCTTTGAGGATTTCAATATCGACATCTTCAGCTTCTGGTAAGACTGCGACAGTCGCAGTTGATGTATGCGTTCTTCCGCCTGACTCAGTTTCCGGGACTCGCTGAACCCGGTGTGCACCATTTTCAAATTTGAGTTTTGAATATGCACCGTTGCCGTTTATCGTGAAAATAATTTCTTTAAAACCACCGAGTTCCGTTGGAGATGATTCGATGACTTCCGTTTTCCAGTGGTTCATTTCCGCATAGCGGCTATACATACGGAATAGATTCCCCGCAAATAAGGCGGCTTCGTCGCCACCGGCCGCCCCACGGATTTCCATAATGACGTTCTTACTATCATTCGGATCCTTTGGTACTAACAGGATTTTCAGCTGCGCTTCGAGCAACTCGATTTTCTCCTCGAGCTCGGACACTTCCATTTTGACAAGCTCTTTCATGTCATCGTCGAGCGGTTCGTTCAGCATTTCCTTGGCATTTTTATATTCTGCTTTTGTATTTTTATAGTCACGGTATGCTTCAACCGTTTCTTGCAGGCCGGACTGTTCTTTCGAATAATCACGAAGTTTCGTGATGTCACTTACTACCGCGGGATCACTGAGCAATTCATTCAAATGCTCGTAGCGGTCTTCTACTGCTTGAAGCCTTTCAAACATTGTGTGCACCTCTTTTTCAGGACTATTTTGTACGTTCATTGTACGGGAAACGGCGGGGTAAATACAGTTATTTCTCTGTTAATGGGATTCTGGATGATTTAGATGAAGTTCATTACACTTTCGATGAACTTAACAACATCCCCATAAAACAAAACCCGTCCACATTCCACGGACGGGTATCACAACTTTATCCTTGCGCTTCCACCATAGCAGAAACACCTTTAGGTACTTCGTGATGTTTACGGCATCTAGGTTCGTATGCTTCTGCAGCACCTACGAGAATGACCGGATCATCGTAGCCAGCGGGTATGCCGTTAATGAGTCGCTGTGTTCTACTTGAAGGTGAGCCACATACTGTACAGACAGCTTGTAGTTTTGTGACATGCTCGGCAATGGCCATTAGGCGCGGCATAGGACCGAATGGTTCACCGCGGAAGTCTTGGTCGAGTCCAGCAATTATGACACGAAATCCGCGATCAGCCAGCTTCATGACTGTGTCTACGATCTGATCGTCGAAAAATTGAGCTTCATCGACTGCGATGACGTCATAGTCCCCTGCAATAAATTCTTCAATATGTGACGAGCTTGCGACAGGTATCGCAATGACTGTCGTTCCATTATGACTAACAACCGCTTCTTCACTATAGCGATCATCAATTTCTGGTTTAAATACAGCTATTTTTTGCTTGGCGAATTGAGCTCGTCTCACACGTCGAATCAATTCCTCTGATTTCCCTGAAAACATGCTACCGCAAATTACTTCAATCCATCCACCTTGCATCGTTACATACATGGATAGTCTCCTTTCGATACTTCGTTATATAGTCATTTCTGTATGGTTGTTTGAATGTTCATCATACCCGAAAACCTCTTGAATTTAACGTCTGTTTTTTCTTAGTAAACTATGTTATACAGATCGTTTTTCGACAATAGAAATACCCGCCCGGTGCGTGTTGCACCTGACGGGTATTGTGAAGAGCTTACTCTTCATCGCGACCTTCTTCTTTGAGGCCATATTTTTTGTTGAAGCGATCGACACGGCCGTCCGCTGCAGCAAATTTCTGACGTCCAGTGTAGAATGGGTGGCACTCCGAACAAACTTCCACTCGGATGTCCCCTTTTACAGAACCTGTAGTGAATGTGTTACCACATGAACAAGTAACTGTTGATGCGTCATAAGCTGGATGAATTCCTGATTTCATTACGTTCTCTCCTTTGCCCTGGACCATCTGGTACAGAGTTATAATATAAGACTGATTGCCTTACACGGTCCGTATGTGTCAACCGCATATGCAACAGATAGTATTTAATATACCTGAATCATTATAGCAAATTCTTTTTTCAAGTGCAACATCTTTCTACAACAACCCCTTGCCGTTACGCTGGGCTTTCATTTCTTCGTTTAACTTGTCGAAAAATTCTTCGTTCGTTTTTGTTAAACGTAGTTTCTTTAAGAAACGTTCTGAAAAGTCATGTGCATCGGAAAATGTTTTACGGATTGCCCATAGTTTTTCAAGCTGGCTGGCCGGAATGAGTAATTCCTCTTTCCGCGTCCCTGAGCGGCGAATATCGAGCGCTGGGAAAATTCGGCGTTCCGCAAGATGACGATCAAGATGCAACTCCATATTACCTGTCCCTTTGAATTCTTCGTAGATGACTTCGTCCATGCGGGAACCTGTGTCGATTAAAGCTGTCGCTAGAATTGTTAAGCTACCGCCTTCTTCAAGATTACGTGCTGCTCCAAAAAATCGCTTTGGACGATGGAAAGCAGCCGGGTCAATCCCCCCGGACAACGTACGTCCACTTGTCGGAATCACAAGGTTATAAGCACGTGCAAGTCGAGTGATGGAGTCCATCAGGATAATAACATCCCGTT comes from Sporosarcina sp. FSL K6-3457 and encodes:
- the glyA gene encoding serine hydroxymethyltransferase; the encoded protein is MDLTNVKHDDLAVYEAIMAEKNRQNSNIELIASENFVTEAVMEAQGSYLTNKYAEGYPGKRYYGGCEHVDVVENIARDRVKEIFGAAYANVQPHSGAQANMAVYFAAIKPGDTVLGMNLSHGGHLTHGSPVNFSGELYNFVDYGVSKEDERIDYEDVRQKALEHKPKMIVAGASAYPREIDFAKFREIADEVGAYLFVDMAHIAGLVAVGEHSNPVPHAHFVTSTTHKTLRGPRGGVILVNEEFAEEFGRKLDKSIFPGVQGGPLMHVIAAKAVAFGEALKPEFKTYIQQVKKNAKAFGEALVAEGVDIVSGGTDNHLVLVNLGSLGITGKIAEHVLDEIGITVNKNTIPYDTESPFVTSGIRIGTPAATTRGFKEEEMKEIASIIAKLLKNHEDEAVKKEARQRVTALTDKFPLYA
- a CDS encoding TIGR01440 family protein, with protein sequence MDALNLWKLQLEQLLAEMAEQDRPVAGTLFVVGCSTSEIAGSRIGTSGALEIGESLYGPLKDFAEKYNLFLAFQGCEHINRALTIERQAAEKFNLDLVSVIPAQHAGGSMSTYAYRQMDQPVVVEAIRANAGIDIGQTLIGMHLKPVAVPLRTSISKIGEAVVTVATTRPKLIGGERAIYLHSADAQASTE
- the rpiB gene encoding ribose 5-phosphate isomerase B — encoded protein: MKIAISSDHGGNNLRHEIINLLAELGIEFVDFGPDSNESVDYPDFAAPVANGVASGNFDRGILICGTGIGMSIAANKVKGIRCALVHDVFSAKATREHNDTNILAMGERVIGAGHAREVVATWLNTSFEGGRHERRVGKLMELEK
- a CDS encoding methyl-accepting chemotaxis protein, encoding MREIRQKKFGLRKKIVLFVTVLAMVTYTTSGIFINVVQPQFFPNFNVFWFALSTYAAGVFWSGILAFAFSTILTKHLQKLEIAAIRVAKGEIGTDIELPNSSDEIRSVAEAFQQMVLNLRAIVGQIETNFEKTASTVDSLSNETGVAAKQADAVASTITEISTGAEASAVAIQETAEAIEDIRSLAVEVSSRAGDSSARSKEMLEELVRMTGVFRVLVDGIRNMSTQSELSLGTIRQLDQNALKIGEIVQLVGNIAAQTNLLALNASIEAARAGEHGKGFAVVAEEVRVLADESARAVQGISGLVGNIQTDVTKVVKDMEQQVETAAIEENRANETSENVEAMAVKVNGMADSVVEITKLIEHQLRNIEMTAHQSQEVAAIAEETSAGAQEVGAATEEQVRSIEQVDTMAIELKKQSEQLYDVISQFDLTK
- a CDS encoding low molecular weight protein arginine phosphatase, whose amino-acid sequence is MNIYLICTGNTCRSPMAEAILRSKELGNVTVRSAGIHAQDGQPISLNAKTLIEEADMPYTPWSRAVSSEGLEWADIVLTMTGAHKMELLYRYPEVKEKTFTLKSFVELELDGDVQDPFGGNLETYRQTFGELSQMMDRLKQKLTEGQV
- a CDS encoding manganese efflux pump; translation: MVELFAAGITSIDVVVVFAFLQVKKGKFVLALWTSILNMMFPFIGFWAGDFSAHLFEEWSSLLSGVLLALIGIHMLLQDEESGSVGKQLHPSLIALAVSLDTFSVSVSFGMLHLDKTLFILSSGMLTFFLSYAALVFKGRIGVGDGRLLRRFAGFALLVMGVMSCFR
- a CDS encoding L-threonylcarbamoyladenylate synthase → METILIPVDKTLDNKKKYKQAVDILTSGGVVAFPTETVYGLGALATDEQAVQKIFEAKGRPSDNPLIVHIGNKEDVSNYATGITEDAEKLMTAYWPGPLTLVFDKIPGVIASNVTPGVETVGIRMPDHPVALELLRALAGPLAAPSANRSGKPSPTEAAHVYEDLKGLIPFILDGGQTGIGVESTVLDMTTSPPTILRPGGTTQEMIEAIIGPVRAGSKSPGEQAPRSPGMKYMHYAPEAPLFVISPDTTTIREAVETLHREGKRVAIIGPDDLDVLAADWYFAVGPRNNNDAMASHLYRALRQCDLTEADIILAVETDLTGVGAAVMNRLIKAADGKRYID
- a CDS encoding stage II sporulation protein R, which codes for MLTDYEIIRKTTINKVMPYIEFILVLIVIQSILTLFTAGPTEDDAIRFRMLAHSNAPVDQQVKRAIQQQIEPLINEAVTSSLSKQELVDNLVALESTILETANALADGQTISLERTKALFPAKRSGLVIHPQATYDAYILTIGSGRGDNWWCALFPKICFPDKQEKEEEKVTFFIWEWIKGLFS
- the prmC gene encoding peptide chain release factor N(5)-glutamine methyltransferase; translated protein: MTEKIYEALGRASSLLEEKGLEPHAAQMLMEFITKKSRATLFADVREPLTEQQHEQFWAKATELLEGRPVQYVIGEESFYGYPFKVDNSVLIPRPETEELVYGALERGRKLFPNKLITVADIGTGSGAIAVSFKKEWPESSVTATDISEGALTIARHNAMTNGADIDFRQGDLTAPIAHEKWDIVLSNPPYIAHAEAELMSGAVLDHEPHNALFAEEDGLYFYRKLAEDLPALMNKSFLIAVEIGYLQGPAVHKLFQEAFPTALVETVKDINGKDRIIFCETCE
- the prfA gene encoding peptide chain release factor 1, which produces MFERLQAVEDRYEHLNELLSDPAVVSDITKLRDYSKEQSGLQETVEAYRDYKNTKAEYKNAKEMLNEPLDDDMKELVKMEVSELEEKIELLEAQLKILLVPKDPNDSKNVIMEIRGAAGGDEAALFAGNLFRMYSRYAEMNHWKTEVIESSPTELGGFKEIIFTINGNGAYSKLKFENGAHRVQRVPETESGGRTHTSTATVAVLPEAEDVDIEILKEDLKIDTYRSSGAGGQHVNTTDSAVRITHLPTGITVSMQDEKSQIKNREKALKVLKARVYDAAQQEAQAEYAASRKSAVGTGDRSERIRTYNFPQNRVTDHRIGLTIQKLDQIIEGKLDDVIDALIMEEQAYRLESLDRHD
- a CDS encoding thymidine kinase, yielding MYVTMQGGWIEVICGSMFSGKSEELIRRVRRAQFAKQKIAVFKPEIDDRYSEEAVVSHNGTTVIAIPVASSSHIEEFIAGDYDVIAVDEAQFFDDQIVDTVMKLADRGFRVIIAGLDQDFRGEPFGPMPRLMAIAEHVTKLQAVCTVCGSPSSRTQRLINGIPAGYDDPVILVGAAEAYEPRCRKHHEVPKGVSAMVEAQG
- the rpmE gene encoding 50S ribosomal protein L31; this translates as MKSGIHPAYDASTVTCSCGNTFTTGSVKGDIRVEVCSECHPFYTGRQKFAAADGRVDRFNKKYGLKEEGRDEE